agccctttccgtggaggacgtagatgacatctacctattcggaactatgattacaggatttctgctgtttggatttggcgttgccctggtttatcggaaaattaaggaaacggtgacagccgttaaaagccctctaaggctgcccgacgaaattggatcgatttgaaaaatgggaggaaagtggtggaatagtaggtgcgcaaattgtagtagctgctggaagaccaaacaatcccaatcttatctgctttcggctccctcaaccagaacgggccttggccaaggccgtggaacaacaactccctgaagatcactgaagtgagaacctctcattcccttccccctatccacagacacctgtggttgttttctcccaggacctttcaaggctatctccatggcaacgaccatcttgcggactgtgaactctgtctgttgtggcctgggggaggacgacataccaggccacgcacacacgaactttcgatatactgatatgcattcactacccccctccccatcccacgcctcgCCTGCTtctacccccagtgtgaccggacggggctgtggctggcgccgtgaaaggctgctggaccggctggctgcttgtcggtgctggttaccttctgcccccaatggatgggcttagatcacccagttgttggattacctcccctccccttcctactcgttgcaagtcatgtctaaaatgtatgtgcttatgtgctaaggtgtttttcctgctcccacactgtacccctctcggggcatagtcggggggttggtgtttttttctcgccttcttccctcatgttatgctgtaatccttcatccaccctttcttgcaatttcgatgctttagtacctgtactctggcaaacgacaaataaatcaaatcaatcaagtgtaggtgtgtgtgtgtgtgtgggggtctttGAGTCTTTTGGAGTCTTTTGGGGTCTCATGGGGTCTTTAGGGGTCTATGGGGTCTCAtggggtctatgtggtctcatgGGGTCTTTAGGGGTCTCATGGGGTCTTTAGGGGTCTATGGGGTCTCAtggggtctatgtggtctcatgGGGTCTTTAGGGGTCTCATGGGGTCTTTAGGGGTCTAATGGGGTCTTTAGGAGTCTATGGGGTCTATGGGGTCTCATGGGGTCTTtaggggtctcatgtggtctcatggggtctcatgtggtctatGGGGTCTCATGGGGTCTTTAGGGGTCTATGGGGTCTCATGGGGTCTTTAGGGGTCTTATggggtctcatggggtctcatggggtctcatgtggtctttaGGGGTCTAATGGGGTCTTATGTggtctcatggggtctcatGGGGTCTATGGGGTCTTATGTGGTCTCACAGAAGGTAcctctctctgcagagccttgcTGTGGCCGCCCGCCTCCTCCAGCCGGGTCTGCAGCTCGCCGCCGTGCTGCCGGTGCTGGAGCTGCACGGCCGccagcctctcctccagctgccgCTGGGACGCCTCCAGAGCTCTGAGGCCGTCGCTCTGCGCCGCGTTCTGGGCTCGAGAACTGCCGGGAACAACGAGACCACGCGGGGAGTCAAGCTACCGAGACACGGAGGGGGCGAGGCGGCGAGGGGGCGAGACCGACCTGGCGAGCTCGTCCTCCAGCTGCCGCCGCCCCTGCAGCGCGGCCTCCTTCTCGGAGCACAGGGCGGCGCAGGCGCTCTGCAGGTCGCCCGTGTCCCTCTGGTGGGTCCTGAGGAGCTCCTCCCTCTCGGCCTGCAGGCCGCTCCTCTCCTTCTGCTGCGTGCTCGCCGCGTCCTGCCGCTCGGCTCTCAGGACCGAGCACTCCTTCTGGAGGCCGCCGCACTCCGCCTGCACGGACTGCAGCTCGCCGGCTGCGGAGCACACGCTTAAAATGAGAGACGCTCTTTTTCCTTTACGGCCAGTCAGAGTACAGCAAGGATGTATGCAAGTTAGTAagcaagtatgtaagtaagcaagtaagcaAGTATGTAAATAagcaagtatgtaagtaagcaagtatgtaagtatgtaagtaagcaaGTATGCATGGGTCAGCAAgcatgtaagtatgtaaggTAAGCAGGCATGTGTGAGTGAGCAggtatgtgagtgagtgtgtgcaggCAGTGCAGTGTGTAAGGCatgtgtgagcaggtgtgtgagtgaggtgaggtgtgtgaggtgggtaagcaggtgtgtgaggtgtgcaAGTGTGTAAGCAGTAAGTATGTGcaagtgtgtgagtgggtgtgtggcAGGTGTGTAAGTGAGCAAGGTGTGTGGTGATGCAGGTGAAGTAAGTGTGCAGGTATGTAGTAAGTAagcaagtatgtaagtaagcaagtatgtaagtaagtaagtatgtaagtaagtaagtatgtaagtaagcaagtatgtaagtaagcaagtatgtaagtaagcaagtatgtaagtatgtaagtatgcaagtatgtaagtaagtaagtatgtaagtaagcaagcaagtaagtaggtaagtaagtaagcaagtTTTTAAGTTGTGTGCGACCCCTAACTCCTGAGCGGTCGTGTGTCGTAAACGTTCACCTTGTATTTCTGCCGTTTTCTGCCACTGCTTGCTCTGCTGCTGGAGGTCGCGCCGCAGGTCGTCGACCTCTCGCTCGTATTCGCCGGCCGCCCGCCGCCATTTCTCCAGGTCCCCGGAGGCGGTCGCCAGGTCGGCCCGGGCGGCGGCGACGTCGCGGTCCCGCTCGCCAGCGGCCTTCTCCAGCGAGCGCCGCAGCGCCTTCGCCTCGTCGTCCGTCTCCTCCTGAAGCTGCCGGAGCTGGCCTGATGCAGGACGCCACGCAGGGGTCGAGTTAGAGAGGACAGGCACAACCAGATCTAGTCATGTAGTCATGTCGTCATGTagtctagtcatcatgtcatctagaggtctagtcatcatgtcatctagtcatcatgtcatcatgtcgtcTAGTCATGTCGTCTAGtggtctagtcatctagtcgtctagtcatcatgtcatctagtcatcatgtcatcatgtcgtcTAGTCATGTCGTCTAGtggtctagtcatctagtcgtctagtcatcatgtcgtctagtcatctagtcatcatgtcatctagtcatcatgtcatctagtcatcatgtcatctagtcatctagtcatctagtcatcatgtcgtctagtcatcatgtcatctagtcatctagtcatcatgtcgtctagtcatctagtcatcatgtcatctagtcatcatgtcatcatgtcgtctagtcatctagtcatctagtcatcatgttatctagtcatcatgtcgtctagtcatcatgtcatcatgttatctagtcatcatgtcgtctagtcatcatgtcgtctagtcatcatgtcatctagtcgtctagtcatcatgtcgtctagtcatcatgtcatctagtcatctagtcat
The genomic region above belongs to Pseudoliparis swirei isolate HS2019 ecotype Mariana Trench chromosome 9, NWPU_hadal_v1, whole genome shotgun sequence and contains:
- the slmapb gene encoding sarcolemma associated protein b isoform X4 → MDEKEPSGPQNDVPVIEDDSSRSSGDSEKMIQHLNDELGEARQLADTEKHRSAELQGRILQDEREENKQRVAESAKQIKHLQGQLRQLQEETDDEAKALRRSLEKAAGERDRDVAAARADLATASGDLEKWRRAAGEYEREVDDLRRDLQQQSKQWQKTAEIQAGELQSVQAECGGLQKECSVLRAERQDAASTQQKERSGLQAEREELLRTHQRDTGDLQSACAALCSEKEAALQGRRQLEDELASSRAQNAAQSDGLRALEASQRQLEERLAAVQLQHRQHGGELQTRLEEAGGHSKALQREYDEAKAELTELKEKCERAEQEKQSLADKFEECRATMEELKEKGTKLWMTWGPVVAVALTAVTAAVLFRT
- the slmapb gene encoding sarcolemma associated protein b isoform X1, giving the protein MDEKEPSGPQNDVPVIEDDSSRSSGDSEKMIQHLNDELGEARQLADTEKHRSAELQGRILQDEREENKQRVAESAKQIKHLQGQLRQLQEETDDEAKALRRSLEKAAGERDRDVAAARADLATASGDLEKWRRAAGEYEREVDDLRRDLQQQSKQWQKTAEIQAGELQSVQAECGGLQKECSVLRAERQDAASTQQKERSGLQAEREELLRTHQRDTGDLQSACAALCSEKEAALQGRRQLEDELASSRAQNAAQSDGLRALEASQRQLEERLAAVQLQHRQHGGELQTRLEEAGGHSKALQREYDEAKAELTELKEKCERAEQEKQSLADKFEECRATMEELKEKGTKASTLLPVQAAVVGLVLAALYWCFAAFW
- the slmapb gene encoding sarcolemma associated protein b isoform X2; protein product: MDEKEPSGPQNDVPVIEDDSSRSSGDSEKMIQHLNDELGEARQLADTEKHRSAELQGILQDEREENKQRVAESAKQIKHLQGQLRQLQEETDDEAKALRRSLEKAAGERDRDVAAARADLATASGDLEKWRRAAGEYEREVDDLRRDLQQQSKQWQKTAEIQAGELQSVQAECGGLQKECSVLRAERQDAASTQQKERSGLQAEREELLRTHQRDTGDLQSACAALCSEKEAALQGRRQLEDELASSRAQNAAQSDGLRALEASQRQLEERLAAVQLQHRQHGGELQTRLEEAGGHSKALQREYDEAKAELTELKEKCERAEQEKQSLADKFEECRATMEELKEKGTKASTLLPVQAAVVGLVLAALYWCFAAFW
- the slmapb gene encoding sarcolemma associated protein b isoform X3, encoding MDEKEPSGPQNDVPVIEDDSSRSSGDSEKMIQHLNDELGEARQLADTEKHRSAELQGRILQDEREENKQRVAESAKQIKHLQGQLRQLQEETDDEAKALRRSLEKAAGERDRDVAAARADLATASGDLEKWRRAAGEYEREVDDLRRDLQQQSKQWQKTAEIQAGELQSVQAECGGLQKECSVLRAERQDAASTQQKERSGLQAEREELLRTHQRDTGDLQSACAALCSEKEAALQGRRQLEDELASSRAQNAAQSDGLRALEASQRQLEERLAAVQLQHRQHGGELQTRLEEAGGHSKALQREYDEAKAELTELKEKCERAEQEKQSLADKFEECRATMEELKEKGTKKLWMTWGPVVAVALTAVTAAVLFRT